The following coding sequences are from one Desulfosporosinus orientis DSM 765 window:
- a CDS encoding nitroreductase family protein, which translates to MDFLKKGGDFRKLGIGHCLMKRVLDWLDQQSVETKSVSVAVVNKDMEGENNMAINNEILNCIRERRSTRRFTDQQISPEQLDALLDAAIWAPSGSNSQSWLFTAIQNSDVLLHLNELVREGFQHWIPDDDYPGKLAIKERSQKEGYNFYYQAPTLIIASNRPNYENAMADCALALENIFLAAHSLQLGSCYINQLHWLRDDPGVREYLFELGIPKEHTICSSAAIGFRGAEAAAPIRKDGTINIIR; encoded by the coding sequence TTGGATTTCTTGAAAAAGGGAGGAGATTTTCGCAAATTAGGTATCGGACATTGTCTAATGAAGAGAGTACTGGATTGGTTGGATCAGCAATCTGTAGAAACGAAGAGCGTCAGTGTGGCGGTTGTAAACAAAGATATGGAAGGAGAAAATAATATGGCTATCAATAACGAAATCTTAAACTGCATCCGTGAGCGGAGGAGTACGCGCCGATTCACGGACCAACAAATTTCACCGGAACAACTGGATGCCCTACTGGATGCCGCAATCTGGGCACCTAGCGGCAGCAACAGCCAAAGCTGGCTGTTTACGGCGATTCAGAACAGCGATGTACTGCTTCATTTAAACGAACTGGTGCGTGAAGGATTTCAACATTGGATTCCTGATGACGATTACCCCGGCAAGCTGGCTATCAAGGAGCGTTCCCAGAAGGAAGGCTATAACTTCTATTATCAAGCGCCAACGCTCATAATTGCCTCCAATCGCCCGAATTACGAAAATGCCATGGCCGACTGTGCGCTGGCCCTCGAGAATATTTTCCTTGCGGCTCACTCTTTGCAGCTAGGGAGTTGTTACATCAACCAACTGCACTGGCTTCGGGATGATCCTGGTGTCCGGGAGTATCTGTTTGAATTGGGCATCCCTAAGGAGCATACCATCTGCTCTTCCGCGGCTATCGGTTTTAGGGGGGCAGAAGCCGCTGCGCCGATCCGTAAAGACGGAACGATAAACATTATTCGCTAA
- a CDS encoding helix-turn-helix domain-containing protein, with protein sequence MREWLREIRKAKKLTQEEIAKQAFLSRTFYVQIEKGTRNPSFDIARTIANVLGFSPSAFFTEEISDPFITAMRNSEMVIAHVDKDLRYTWIFNPHPDFDKNIVLGKTDIELSENEGTKALMLLKRIVIEKGMKLKEKITFPLSDGDHSYFVFAEPLYDNKGQISGCVTASMDISEL encoded by the coding sequence GTGCGCGAATGGTTGAGAGAAATACGAAAAGCAAAGAAGCTAACACAAGAAGAAATAGCTAAGCAAGCATTTTTGAGCCGAACTTTTTACGTCCAAATTGAAAAGGGTACACGTAATCCAAGCTTTGATATTGCACGAACTATAGCTAATGTTTTAGGGTTTAGTCCTTCTGCCTTTTTTACCGAAGAAATCAGCGATCCTTTTATTACTGCTATGCGAAATTCCGAAATGGTTATTGCTCATGTAGACAAAGACTTAAGGTATACGTGGATATTTAACCCTCATCCAGACTTCGACAAAAATATAGTTTTAGGTAAAACTGACATTGAACTTTCGGAAAATGAAGGAACAAAGGCGTTGATGTTATTAAAAAGAATTGTTATTGAAAAAGGGATGAAACTTAAGGAAAAAATAACATTCCCCTTATCCGATGGAGATCATAGTTATTTTGTTTTTGCTGAGCCTCTATATGATAATAAAGGACAAATTTCCGGCTGTGTTACCGCTTCAATGGACATTAGTGAACTATGA
- a CDS encoding cytosine permease has protein sequence MSMNSNYIQQETVMGVVPMLKGDRQYSFMDLFLTTSGFGIATWCYTQGAYVAQFLGFKQMLINIFCFNIIWILIACLPVLFAVRYGIDLWIWLRSVLGGKGVAVLATVISLANFGWYAVCANLFATSMINLAGTFGLILNEAIWEPVLGTLCVVLGTLIALGGPNVIRWTNRFLVTALLCAGAIIVMLCFTSVPLADIAAVKPVLGSGTSPLQNFMLSAEGNVAFAFSWSTQALVMPRLAKTERSGYWATALSYGVVAPFFVAAGGVMALAMFVHTGVYESDPTKILATLGGFGFSLISLLLVAFANVGTQGTGSYVNCMIVKSGLPKISYRLLVIIAFIYVSLLTIWGGVAEHFGAFISLAAYIQGPIIGMIVVDYLIVRKRKLSLKSAYFIKGHDAYNYSNGINLVGIACVIITFAVAILFIYNPFNGSIKSTIFLLTTGSGFTAIFGGLLYWIASLTSFKKYMLRDRDDLGIV, from the coding sequence ATGTCTATGAATTCGAATTATATACAACAGGAAACAGTAATGGGTGTCGTACCGATGCTGAAGGGAGACCGCCAATACTCCTTTATGGACCTTTTCCTTACTACGAGTGGTTTTGGTATTGCAACGTGGTGCTATACTCAAGGCGCATATGTTGCACAGTTCCTTGGCTTTAAGCAGATGCTTATCAATATCTTCTGCTTTAATATTATATGGATCCTGATTGCATGTCTGCCGGTCTTATTTGCGGTGCGGTATGGAATTGACTTATGGATTTGGCTGCGCTCGGTATTAGGTGGCAAAGGGGTTGCTGTATTGGCAACAGTAATTAGTTTGGCGAACTTTGGCTGGTATGCTGTGTGCGCCAATTTATTTGCAACATCGATGATTAACCTTGCTGGGACTTTTGGTCTTATATTAAATGAGGCAATATGGGAGCCGGTATTGGGGACCCTTTGCGTTGTACTGGGTACATTAATAGCACTTGGTGGTCCTAATGTCATTAGGTGGACAAATCGATTCCTTGTAACAGCTTTACTTTGCGCCGGAGCAATTATAGTTATGCTTTGTTTCACTTCAGTTCCTTTGGCCGACATTGCAGCAGTCAAACCAGTTTTAGGATCCGGAACTAGCCCGCTGCAGAATTTTATGCTTTCTGCCGAAGGAAACGTAGCATTTGCTTTCTCTTGGTCTACTCAGGCTCTGGTAATGCCGCGTCTTGCTAAAACTGAAAGAAGCGGTTATTGGGCTACAGCGCTTTCTTACGGTGTAGTTGCCCCGTTCTTTGTCGCTGCAGGCGGTGTAATGGCTCTTGCTATGTTTGTTCACACAGGTGTATATGAAAGTGACCCGACTAAAATACTTGCGACACTCGGCGGCTTCGGTTTCTCACTTATTAGCTTATTGTTGGTTGCTTTTGCAAATGTTGGTACACAGGGAACCGGTTCCTATGTTAATTGCATGATTGTAAAGAGCGGATTGCCCAAAATCAGCTACCGTCTGCTTGTAATTATAGCTTTTATTTATGTTAGTTTATTGACAATATGGGGCGGTGTGGCTGAACACTTCGGAGCTTTCATTTCTCTTGCTGCATACATCCAAGGACCAATTATCGGCATGATAGTAGTTGACTATTTGATTGTACGAAAACGCAAGCTGTCGTTGAAATCAGCTTATTTCATTAAAGGACATGATGCTTACAACTATTCAAATGGGATTAACCTAGTTGGTATTGCCTGCGTGATCATCACATTTGCTGTAGCTATTCTTTTTATTTACAATCCGTTTAATGGTTCGATTAAGAGTACTATTTTCCTTCTCACTACGGGAAGCGGCTTTACTGCGATTTTTGGGGGTCTGCTTTATTGGATTGCTAGTCTGACTTCTTTTAAAAAGTATATGCTTCGAGATCGGGACGACTTGGGAATTGTCTAA
- a CDS encoding DHA2 family efflux MFS transporter permease subunit, with amino-acid sequence MWLALCAVILGTFVTVLNNSLINVAIPQMTNVFGSTTDMMQWVLTGYSLAAAIVIPLSGFLGDRFGTKKLFIIALAGFTISSVLCGLAWSDISLIAFRVLQGMSGGVLSPLSMTIIYGIVPKDKVGTALGIWGIASMAAPAIGPTVSGYLIDFLSWRWLFFISVPFGIFAVTAGIFLLKESPLKQASFDIGGGILSVIFFSTLLLALGQGNKEGWTSFYIVGLLFVSFFSLLLLIWVESGAEDPLLDLRLFKNPIFTLSVICGGLVMAGLMGGSFLVPLYLQNVQGLTPIDTGIIMIPQGVLMALMMPLSGRLFDKIGVAPVAISGLLLMSTTTYELQHLAINTPIPWLTVLLAIRGMGIGLCMMPITTAGMNSVPKELIGRGSSLSNVLRQVAGTMSIAIFTTIMTNRQIFHVRNIADGIPSDSFLATQVLSQISSALAQMGTDAATATGGASAVLVGIMQKEALNSAIADTFLISALPLFICIPCVFLFIKRRTAKTKEKMVPAKETAV; translated from the coding sequence ATGTGGTTAGCCTTGTGTGCGGTCATATTGGGAACCTTTGTAACGGTTCTCAATAATAGTTTAATTAATGTAGCCATTCCCCAAATGACAAATGTGTTTGGATCTACCACCGATATGATGCAGTGGGTATTAACCGGGTATTCCCTGGCAGCCGCAATTGTCATTCCCCTCAGTGGTTTTCTCGGTGACCGGTTTGGGACTAAGAAACTATTCATTATTGCCTTAGCCGGTTTTACCATATCTTCGGTATTATGCGGTTTGGCCTGGAGTGATATCAGCCTGATTGCCTTTCGGGTTCTGCAGGGCATGTCAGGGGGGGTACTCTCCCCTTTAAGCATGACGATCATTTACGGGATTGTTCCTAAAGACAAAGTCGGCACAGCCCTGGGCATATGGGGGATCGCATCTATGGCAGCACCGGCTATCGGACCTACTGTCAGCGGGTATTTAATTGATTTCCTCAGCTGGCGCTGGCTGTTTTTCATCAGTGTTCCCTTTGGAATTTTTGCCGTTACGGCAGGGATATTCCTGCTTAAAGAATCACCCCTGAAGCAAGCCAGCTTTGATATAGGAGGAGGGATATTATCCGTTATTTTCTTTTCCACCCTGCTTCTGGCTTTAGGTCAGGGAAATAAAGAAGGCTGGACTTCCTTTTATATCGTCGGCCTGTTGTTTGTTTCCTTCTTTAGCCTGCTGCTGCTGATCTGGGTGGAATCCGGAGCGGAAGACCCCCTCCTGGATTTACGATTATTTAAAAATCCGATTTTTACCTTAAGTGTGATCTGCGGCGGTTTGGTCATGGCAGGGTTAATGGGAGGTTCTTTTCTTGTTCCCCTCTATTTACAAAATGTACAGGGGTTAACTCCCATTGACACGGGGATTATTATGATACCTCAAGGTGTCTTAATGGCCTTAATGATGCCCCTGAGCGGCAGACTATTCGATAAGATAGGGGTAGCCCCTGTGGCGATATCCGGTTTGCTTTTAATGAGTACGACCACCTATGAGCTGCAGCACCTGGCTATTAATACCCCCATTCCCTGGCTGACTGTTCTTCTGGCCATTCGGGGAATGGGAATCGGGCTCTGTATGATGCCCATTACCACTGCCGGAATGAATTCCGTTCCCAAAGAACTTATCGGACGGGGCTCCTCCCTATCCAATGTCTTGCGTCAGGTTGCGGGGACTATGTCTATTGCCATATTTACCACGATCATGACCAACCGCCAGATTTTTCATGTCAGGAACATCGCTGACGGTATTCCTTCCGATTCCTTTCTAGCGACACAAGTTCTTAGTCAGATTTCATCAGCACTTGCCCAAATGGGTACGGATGCGGCCACAGCGACAGGCGGTGCCAGTGCTGTTTTAGTCGGTATTATGCAAAAAGAAGCCTTAAACTCTGCCATTGCCGATACTTTTCTGATCTCCGCCCTGCCTTTGTTTATATGTATTCCCTGTGTCTTTTTATTTATCAAGAGAAGGACAGCTAAGACGAAGGAGAAAATGGTTCCCGCGAAGGAAACAGCTGTTTAA
- a CDS encoding MarR family winged helix-turn-helix transcriptional regulator, with translation MNENWLETILSELAVLHRSLGSAAKYNKPGTIERSAHLLLGQIISQGPAGVKALAEEFQLDISTVSRQAAALEKKGYVYRIPDPLDKRAYSLQITELGMKELMNHKQKRLADLEELLNDWSAEDCEAFGQLLKKFNHTLLNSSDK, from the coding sequence ATGAATGAAAATTGGCTGGAGACCATTCTATCGGAATTAGCCGTCCTTCACCGCAGTCTTGGATCGGCGGCTAAATATAATAAGCCCGGAACCATTGAACGGTCCGCGCATCTGCTGCTTGGGCAAATTATTTCTCAGGGTCCAGCCGGTGTCAAAGCTTTGGCGGAGGAGTTTCAGTTGGATATTTCCACCGTAAGCAGACAAGCAGCAGCCCTGGAGAAAAAAGGATATGTCTATCGTATACCGGACCCTTTGGATAAAAGGGCGTATTCACTTCAGATCACGGAACTGGGAATGAAAGAACTTATGAATCATAAGCAAAAACGTTTGGCTGATCTGGAGGAACTTCTCAATGATTGGTCTGCTGAAGACTGCGAAGCATTCGGGCAGCTTTTGAAAAAATTCAATCATACCTTGTTGAATTCCAGCGACAAGTAG
- a CDS encoding amidohydrolase family protein, protein MYQCHFATGLSPAEALQSATSKPAECFGLKDRGIIKTGKRADLLLINGDPTRDIKAIRNVEGVWIG, encoded by the coding sequence CTGTATCAGTGCCATTTTGCTACAGGCCTTTCGCCGGCGGAAGCTCTCCAGAGTGCAACAAGCAAGCCCGCGGAGTGCTTTGGACTCAAGGACAGGGGAATAATTAAAACAGGGAAGAGAGCGGACCTGCTTCTGATTAATGGAGATCCGACCAGAGATATTAAGGCAATACGGAATGTCGAGGGAGTTTGGATAGGGTGA
- a CDS encoding efflux RND transporter periplasmic adaptor subunit codes for MSKGMINRLLAITLLSSTLALTVTGCAAKTASPGNPAPSAIPVKVMKVGSTTNDANLSGKIIVDQQAKVFSKVAGKVDAVNVKEGSLVKKGDLLIQLDSFDNANKVIQTQSSLETLKQTVVQTKIAVDYAQTNYERNKALAEAGALPQSDLDAIHTQLKTAEAAYEQANAGLPGAQASLDLAQSAVQDASIYSPLDGIITEKLINPGEMASPGVSMLTVVNMQEVLLQVSVPQDKVFQVKPGTPVEVFVDGIDQKFKGTIDFISPVSDSTNNTFPVKVRIDNSSGLLRVGMIARISLDSMNGKISELPKSSIVEQDQKYYVYKIDKDVARLVQVEVKEKNSNWDYVINGVANDDEIVINPGSQLTDGVKVQIN; via the coding sequence ATGAGCAAAGGCATGATTAACAGGCTATTAGCCATTACCTTATTATCTTCAACTTTGGCTTTAACAGTTACCGGCTGCGCAGCAAAGACTGCATCTCCCGGCAATCCGGCCCCCTCAGCAATTCCGGTCAAAGTCATGAAAGTCGGCAGTACCACCAATGATGCCAATTTAAGCGGCAAGATTATTGTGGACCAACAAGCGAAAGTTTTCTCCAAGGTGGCCGGCAAGGTGGACGCGGTAAACGTCAAGGAAGGCTCCCTTGTCAAAAAAGGCGACTTGCTTATTCAGTTGGATTCCTTTGACAATGCCAATAAAGTAATCCAAACTCAAAGCTCTTTGGAAACTTTAAAACAAACCGTTGTTCAAACTAAAATTGCAGTTGACTACGCCCAAACCAATTACGAGCGAAACAAAGCCTTAGCGGAAGCCGGAGCCCTCCCTCAAAGTGATTTGGATGCGATCCACACCCAGCTGAAGACAGCTGAAGCGGCCTACGAACAAGCAAACGCCGGATTGCCCGGAGCCCAAGCTTCTTTAGACCTGGCCCAAAGTGCCGTACAGGATGCCTCCATCTATTCTCCCCTAGACGGCATCATAACCGAAAAGCTGATTAATCCGGGCGAAATGGCATCTCCCGGGGTCTCGATGCTGACCGTCGTTAATATGCAGGAAGTTCTGCTCCAGGTAAGCGTTCCTCAGGATAAAGTTTTTCAGGTCAAGCCAGGGACTCCTGTAGAAGTATTTGTAGACGGGATAGACCAGAAATTTAAGGGAACCATCGACTTTATCAGCCCTGTATCCGACTCGACCAACAATACCTTCCCTGTAAAAGTTAGGATCGACAATAGTTCAGGTTTATTGCGGGTTGGCATGATTGCCAGGATCTCCCTGGATTCCATGAACGGAAAAATCTCAGAACTGCCAAAATCCTCTATCGTAGAGCAAGACCAGAAATATTATGTTTACAAGATAGATAAAGATGTCGCTCGTCTCGTCCAGGTGGAAGTAAAGGAAAAAAACTCTAACTGGGATTACGTCATAAACGGAGTTGCCAATGATGATGAGATCGTCATTAATCCAGGCTCCCAATTGACCGACGGGGTTAAGGTCCAGATAAATTAG
- a CDS encoding hybrid sensor histidine kinase/response regulator, with translation MKKTDFHNDESNLQPDRHKIRLLKVTQRKQCYTYDGQVRRERERSTELQRSNEKLKTEIEEIKRNETELQESRNLIMANIETMERFRALFEHMNEGFFLAEMICDDSGKPLDYRYIDSNPVFERVICKKKHEDIVGRMNSEIQLFPSDWIETFTRVAMNGCPECFEGYSDDFNLYLQINAFSPGKGQFACLVQDITERKQAEESLRKADENKNLFLSSLSHELRNPLASMMMSISLLKVTSPDLAKTIQAIESLERQTLHLSRLVDDLLEVTRISQNKIETKKQRIELNDLVSGIVRDKSPLFSDKGVALEVDTFSKSIYLQADPSRLTQVLGNLLHNALKFTDEGGNTQVRITEDEDTNEVIVEIQDDGCGIKPELLPDLFKPFTQANAALERNGGGLGLGLAIAKGIIGLHGGSVSASSEGLGKGSLFTVRLPLAQNEETNPKTSLKESVKTTRSLQILVIDDIPDVAEILRSLLQYLGHEVITASDGPEGLKKAIMFKPEVIFCDIGLPMMNGYEVAENIRKDEQTKDIFMIALSGYAQIEDLKRAKEAGFNQHLAKPVDLDGLKQILTEISDNGQS, from the coding sequence TTGAAAAAAACGGATTTTCATAACGATGAATCCAACTTGCAACCAGATAGGCATAAAATCAGATTACTGAAAGTGACTCAGCGTAAACAATGCTATACCTACGATGGCCAGGTGCGTCGGGAGCGGGAAAGATCAACCGAGTTGCAAAGGTCAAATGAGAAACTCAAAACAGAGATTGAAGAAATTAAGCGAAATGAGACTGAACTGCAGGAAAGTCGGAATCTGATAATGGCTAACATAGAGACTATGGAGCGGTTTCGCGCGCTCTTTGAGCATATGAACGAAGGTTTTTTCCTTGCCGAAATGATCTGCGATGATTCCGGTAAACCGCTGGATTACCGTTACATAGACTCCAATCCAGTGTTTGAGCGTGTGATCTGCAAGAAGAAGCATGAAGATATTGTGGGCAGGATGAATAGCGAAATTCAGCTTTTTCCAAGTGATTGGATTGAAACTTTCACCAGGGTTGCAATGAATGGCTGTCCCGAATGTTTCGAGGGTTACTCGGATGATTTTAACTTATATTTACAAATTAACGCTTTCTCACCGGGAAAAGGACAATTCGCTTGTCTCGTCCAGGATATCACCGAGCGGAAACAAGCCGAGGAGAGTCTGCGTAAAGCCGACGAAAACAAAAATCTTTTTCTAAGTAGTCTTTCCCACGAACTAAGAAATCCACTGGCCTCTATGATGATGAGTATTTCCCTGCTTAAAGTCACATCCCCTGATTTGGCAAAAACTATACAAGCCATTGAGAGTTTGGAGCGGCAGACTTTGCACCTCTCCCGGTTGGTGGATGACCTCCTTGAAGTGACTCGTATATCTCAGAATAAAATTGAAACCAAGAAGCAGCGAATAGAGTTAAATGATCTGGTTTCAGGGATTGTAAGGGATAAAAGCCCGCTATTCTCAGACAAAGGTGTAGCCCTGGAAGTTGATACATTCTCCAAGTCAATATATCTGCAAGCTGATCCATCCCGGTTGACACAAGTCTTGGGAAATCTGCTTCATAACGCCCTTAAATTTACGGATGAGGGAGGCAATACTCAAGTTCGTATTACTGAGGATGAGGACACTAACGAAGTAATTGTAGAAATACAAGATGATGGGTGCGGTATCAAACCTGAACTGTTACCTGATTTATTTAAACCATTTACTCAAGCAAATGCTGCTCTTGAACGAAATGGTGGAGGTCTTGGTCTGGGGTTGGCAATTGCCAAAGGGATTATCGGTTTGCATGGCGGAAGTGTAAGTGCAAGTAGTGAAGGGTTGGGAAAAGGTTCTCTGTTTACCGTAAGGCTTCCTCTTGCGCAAAATGAAGAAACTAACCCAAAGACTTCGCTGAAAGAATCCGTGAAAACAACGAGATCTCTGCAGATTTTGGTAATTGATGATATTCCCGATGTGGCTGAGATTCTTCGTTCCTTACTGCAATACTTGGGACATGAAGTTATCACTGCAAGTGATGGACCTGAAGGGCTAAAAAAGGCCATAATGTTTAAACCAGAAGTCATATTTTGCGATATAGGTTTGCCCATGATGAATGGTTATGAAGTTGCTGAAAATATTCGCAAAGATGAACAAACAAAAGACATATTTATGATTGCCTTATCGGGATACGCTCAAATTGAAGACTTAAAGCGAGCCAAAGAGGCAGGTTTTAACCAACATTTAGCCAAACCTGTAGATTTGGATGGATTAAAACAAATATTGACAGAAATTTCCGATAACGGACAGTCTTAA
- a CDS encoding CBS domain-containing protein, producing MQAHEIMISDVYTVKESDTVGAVIAKFIAHRISGVPVINHNNKIVGYISDGDIMRYIGTHEHRIFDSLYYFTVIKDDEEFPERIKLLLDLKVLKIAQSKVIKVSWDEEVENIAAILGKKKIKKLPVERNGVLVGIISRGDVIRYCFKDLLQGFDH from the coding sequence ATGCAGGCTCATGAAATTATGATAAGTGATGTTTATACCGTTAAAGAAAGCGATACAGTCGGTGCAGTCATTGCTAAATTCATTGCTCACAGGATCAGCGGTGTTCCGGTAATCAACCATAACAATAAAATTGTGGGGTACATAAGTGACGGGGATATCATGCGCTATATCGGCACACATGAACATCGAATCTTTGATTCACTCTACTACTTTACCGTAATTAAGGATGATGAGGAGTTCCCGGAAAGAATCAAACTCCTGCTGGATTTAAAGGTACTTAAGATTGCTCAGAGTAAGGTCATTAAAGTTTCCTGGGACGAAGAAGTTGAAAACATTGCTGCTATTCTGGGGAAAAAGAAAATCAAAAAACTGCCTGTTGAGCGAAATGGAGTATTAGTGGGCATCATTAGCCGCGGGGATGTGATCCGCTACTGCTTCAAGGATCTTCTCCAGGGCTTTGACCATTAG
- a CDS encoding spinster family MFS transporter, protein MGRYGVLGLLLIINIFNYIDRNALAGVSPLLKTAFQLNDATIGLLGSAFLLTYTLVAVPFGIWSDLWKPQKVAAIGILIWSLACVLTSTSTSETQLFIWRSLVGVGEAAYVATAGTIISKRFDSGQRSKMLGVFNLGLPLGAALGVVLGGMIGERLGWGAVFVIVGVPGFLLAVMAWLIRDYTPMQNPVAGFPPTEVKDKEGFDWLKLKGTLKLPYLLVVLGYIGISYCFGAVINFLPLYLTRIMHFSLGKAATKSGIIIVLAGLLGAPIGGWIADRWYVRYRGGRGFTLLLACLVSAILMWLGIGLQSTLLFGLAAFFMLWHVGVAAAMVFDTTQRLVWNSATAIAMLFMHLLGDVPSSAITGLISDQYGLVMAFNFLPVAMLIGGIAFGLSGYLQAKSEGSTY, encoded by the coding sequence ATGGGTAGGTATGGAGTTCTGGGTCTACTGCTAATTATTAATATCTTTAATTATATCGATCGTAATGCTTTGGCGGGGGTTAGTCCGTTATTAAAAACGGCCTTTCAACTTAATGATGCTACCATTGGGCTCTTGGGCAGCGCCTTTCTTCTGACTTATACTCTGGTTGCTGTTCCTTTCGGGATTTGGTCCGACTTATGGAAGCCCCAAAAGGTAGCGGCAATTGGCATTTTGATCTGGAGTTTGGCTTGTGTCCTGACCAGTACCTCAACTTCGGAAACGCAGTTGTTTATTTGGCGTTCTCTGGTCGGGGTTGGAGAAGCTGCTTACGTTGCTACGGCGGGAACAATTATTTCCAAACGGTTTGATAGTGGGCAAAGGTCGAAAATGCTAGGGGTTTTTAATCTTGGCTTACCTTTGGGGGCAGCCTTAGGGGTTGTCCTGGGAGGTATGATCGGGGAAAGATTGGGCTGGGGAGCAGTTTTTGTCATCGTCGGAGTTCCGGGGTTTTTATTGGCTGTTATGGCCTGGTTGATTCGTGATTACACACCTATGCAGAATCCGGTTGCAGGGTTCCCACCAACTGAGGTTAAAGACAAAGAGGGTTTTGATTGGCTAAAATTGAAGGGTACCCTTAAGTTGCCGTATTTGCTGGTCGTCTTAGGTTATATAGGGATAAGTTATTGTTTCGGAGCGGTTATAAACTTTTTGCCCCTGTATTTAACCAGGATTATGCACTTTTCTTTAGGGAAAGCCGCTACCAAAAGTGGGATAATCATTGTTCTGGCCGGACTTCTGGGGGCCCCCATAGGTGGCTGGATCGCTGATCGCTGGTATGTTCGCTACCGTGGAGGGCGCGGTTTCACCCTGCTGTTGGCCTGTTTGGTCTCGGCGATTTTGATGTGGCTGGGGATTGGCTTACAGTCTACGTTGTTGTTTGGTTTAGCAGCTTTTTTCATGTTGTGGCACGTTGGCGTGGCCGCCGCTATGGTTTTTGATACGACGCAGCGGTTAGTCTGGAATTCGGCCACGGCCATCGCCATGTTATTTATGCATTTGCTGGGCGATGTGCCGTCTTCCGCCATTACGGGCCTTATTTCCGATCAATACGGCTTGGTGATGGCTTTTAACTTTCTCCCCGTTGCCATGCTGATCGGTGGGATTGCTTTTGGGCTTTCCGGTTACCTGCAGGCCAAGAGCGAAGGCAGTACCTATTAA
- a CDS encoding DMT family transporter, whose amino-acid sequence MNGYVLLGIAIVFELLSTSMMKASEGFSKLIPSILFIGGYGISFYSMGLALLTIPLSIAYAIWAGVGTALTAVIGILYWKEQLNIYNGLGIVLIIIGVALLNLKGTAH is encoded by the coding sequence GTGAACGGCTACGTGCTTTTGGGGATAGCAATTGTCTTTGAATTATTGTCAACATCAATGATGAAAGCATCAGAGGGTTTCTCAAAGCTCATACCCAGTATTCTTTTTATAGGCGGCTATGGTATTTCTTTTTACTCAATGGGGCTAGCTCTATTAACTATTCCTTTGAGTATAGCTTACGCGATTTGGGCAGGCGTAGGAACTGCGTTAACGGCAGTGATTGGAATTCTATATTGGAAAGAACAACTCAACATATATAACGGCTTAGGTATAGTATTAATTATTATCGGCGTTGCACTACTTAATTTAAAGGGTACGGCACATTAA
- a CDS encoding HlyD family efflux transporter periplasmic adaptor subunit encodes MKRKIVLYIILALMVVAGGGIGYYYWYEGSHYVSTEDARIDGDTYRVMPRISGKLLSLQIKQGDTVVADQIVGQQDTNNLATGLLDNASLRAPITGTVTKTLAREGEVLSPGQPIALVVDKSKLYISANIEETYISRLQNGETAEFTVDSFPGHTLTGKIIEIGEGTVSSFSLMPSLSSSGNFTKVTQRIPIKLSIDDQQGLSLSPGMNVVLKIQAKG; translated from the coding sequence ATGAAACGAAAAATAGTGCTGTATATCATTTTAGCCTTAATGGTTGTTGCCGGAGGAGGCATTGGTTACTACTACTGGTATGAAGGGTCCCATTACGTGTCTACTGAAGACGCCCGTATTGACGGGGATACATACCGGGTTATGCCGCGCATCTCAGGAAAGCTCCTCAGCCTTCAGATAAAACAAGGGGATACGGTGGTCGCTGACCAGATTGTCGGTCAGCAGGATACGAACAATCTGGCTACAGGCTTATTAGATAACGCCAGCCTCCGGGCTCCCATCACGGGAACCGTAACCAAAACCCTGGCCAGAGAAGGAGAAGTTCTTTCCCCCGGCCAACCCATCGCTTTAGTGGTGGATAAAAGCAAATTATACATTTCCGCCAACATTGAGGAAACATATATCAGCCGCCTGCAAAACGGAGAAACAGCGGAATTTACCGTGGATAGTTTTCCTGGTCATACCCTGACAGGAAAAATAATCGAAATCGGTGAAGGGACGGTTTCCAGCTTTTCCTTGATGCCTTCTCTCAGCAGCAGCGGCAACTTCACCAAGGTAACCCAGCGGATTCCCATCAAACTATCCATTGATGACCAGCAGGGTCTTTCATTGTCTCCAGGTATGAACGTTGTCTTAAAAATTCAAGCGAAAGGGTAA